GTGAGTTCCCGGGAGGAACAAGGGAGCGATGGAGCCACTTAGCTTTATCTTTCACTACCATAATgtaatatgacatcacagtgtcCATGACATCACAGTATAATTCAtaactttaattattttgtatctttaaTGTTTCAGAAGAATCAGGGGACAATTCTACGGCCAAGCCTCTGCTCAATGCCACGCAGGCTAAAGAAGAAGGTCCTCAATGTGTCCATCAACACGTCACCCGCGAAACTCCGGTGGTTGTCAGGACGTACGTATATTCCAGACCCCCTCCTTGGTCCCAGGATGTCCCCACGATTTACGTGATCACCCCAACGTACAGCCGGCCTGTCCAGAAAGCCGAGTTGATCCGGCTGGCAAACACTTTTCTGCACGTCGTGAACTTGCACTGGATCGTGGTCGAAGACTCCCACCGGAAAACCAAGCTGGTGGCCAACCTTTTGGAGAAGGCAGGACTCAACTTCACGCACCTTAACGCCGAGAGCCCACGCAGCCTCAAAATAGGGCTTTCCAAAACCCCAACCCATACCCCTCGGGGAACCATGCAACGGAACCTCGGGCTGCAATGGCTCCGAGAAAACATCGATCCTTCCAATCCGCCCCAAGGGGTTGTATATTTTGCAGACGACGACAACACTTACAGCCTGGAGCTATTTGAAGAGGTAATAGTTTCCCTACGAGTGACATCTCATTTTCTCCTTTAGAAGGCTCTTCAGGCTAAAGCGTAATAAATATCTTCATTTCCCCGTGTAATTGGCTTTCTAAAGCGTGTTTAATCACTATTAATGCTGAAATTCCAATATTAAGCACTGCgggaaaaaatcaatatatatatattttaccctTTAATTAAATCGtgatttaatcttttttttacgcATAGTAGGTCAGAGACCTCATTTTACGAGGGCTGCGGTGATTGCGCCATAAAGGGTTAAGCGGCCCTCGTTAGTACGTTGACAATAGGGGGTCCTTCATAAAGTGACCTTCTGAGAAGCGTTTCCGTCGTCGAAAAAGCCTCGGCGaacaaattgtatttaaaaaacccccccaaaaaactgttATATTTAGAATTCCgggccagaaaaaaaaagagacgtACTTAGGGActcgaattaaccccttaaggacaacgggcgctccctaaacccattgaaaacaatgcattttgagcccgtacatgcacgggctttgtcattaaggggttaattagggCTTCTAATCCGCACGGGGtggatttttataaatatctcgTAACCTAAATCATTTAGAATATTCGCTGAACTCAATACCCAGGAAGAATGTTCTGCATCCCTCGTTAACGAGAACACGGAGCCGACGGAATATGAAATAAGTATCCACCCCGGCAGTGATTAATGTCCTCCATTAACGGATCGCGGATTTTTGGTGTTTACTCCTTAAAGCAGGGATTATTTATCAAAACCTCCAGCCCGTGGAACGGCTTTAATGACTTTCATTGTATTTGAATAGAATATTGTGCTGAAAATATCGCCATGactcttaaaggtgctgttccacttaagcGGGCTAATAAACCTTAGCGGATCTGTGTCTTAAGGACAatcgggctttgtcattaaggggttaatcaagtAAACAGCTTAAATTATTGCgagttggcaaaaaaaatatacaattttgcaGCAGCGAACCTCCAGGTGTTGGACAAAAGTGCAGCTCGTAAATCCTTCCTACTCCCCCAGGTGTGCGGAGGATGAGTTTGACCAAGGGACGCTTTGGACGCTATGGTGGCCACTTAGGACCTTCCAATgatgatggatttttttttatgcacataTTAGACATTGCGTGTCTTGTGATCacgttaaaatatttaatttctttgGGATAAGAATGCGTGTGCGTTCCGTGTGCTACCACTCGCTCTTCCCGTACCGCGTCATGCTTCCGTTCCCGGAGTCAGTAGGTTCTGGTAAAGCTCAGCgtgatctctctcccttttgTAATAATTGTTGGACTAAAATTTGCAAATtgactgtaaaataaaacaggttAATAATCTTCAGTCTATCCTTCCTGATGCCCCCAACCGGCATTCTGAAAGAAAACCCCCCGCCCTGCCCACCTTCAAGACCCCCGACTTCTCCAGATCACCCTCGCTACAATCAATTCATCCTCTCCTTCCATCTCATCCCCTTCACGAACTGTAAGCTCACGTGCACAGCGCCTTCTACGCTTTAACGTGTTAATGTCTTTGGCAATTGTTGATGttgtcaatttttattttttacattttcactatatataggttattgtttatttttacttgtccctatttttttgtagatattCTTTCCTCCTTGCTTCGCCCGGGAGTTCACAACTTAGTTTCCTATTGCTGGTCAGCTATACTTGTTGCCCAAAACTCTGTTTTCTGCTGACTTAGCTTTTTCTTGGGCACATGCATTCACACACGCaatctttcactcattcactaTTATCTTTTTTAACGTGTATTAAGCTCAGTATTCAGATTTTGGAAAGGTTGTACGATATTTTGTTTGATGAATTACTATGACATATTCTTACACAGATGCGGTACACAAGAACAGTGTCCGTGTGGCCGGTGGCCTTCGTGGGAGGTTTGCGATACGAGTCCCCAAAGGTCAGTCCAGGCGGGAGAGTTGTTGGCTGGAAGACGGTTTTCGACCCTAATCGTCCATTTGCCATCGACATGGCGGGATTCGCTATAAGCCTTCGACTGATCCTTGAAAGGCCTTACGCCAACTTCAAGCTGGAAGGGGTGAAAGGCGGTTACCAGGAAACGAGCTTACTCAAAGATCTGGTCTCCATGGATGGACTGGAGCCCAAAGCAGCAAATTGCACTAAGGTAAggttttcaaacaaaaatatagagCTTCCTTGGTGAAAGGGGAAGCAAAATTCAAGCTggaaccccagtgctgtatacaataatataacccccagtgctgtatacaataatataaccaccaacgctgtatacagtaatataacccccagcgctgtatacagtaatataacccccagcgctgtatacagtaatataacccccagtgctgtatacagtaatataaaccccccagcgctgtatacagtaatataaaccccccagcgctgtatacagtaatataacccccagcgctgtatacaataatataacccccagcgctgtatacaataatataacccccagcgccgtatacagtaatataacccccagcgctgtatacagtaatataaccccagcgctgtatacagtaatataacccccagcactgtatacagtaatataccccccagcactgtatacagtaatataacccccagcgctgtatacagtaatataaccaccagcactgtatacagtaatataacccccagcgctgtatacagtaatataacccccagcgctgtatacagtaataacccccagcgctgtatacagtaatatacgccccagcgctgtatacagtaatataacccccagcgctgtatacagtaatataacccccagcgctgtatacagtaatataacccccagcactgtatacagtaatataacccccagcgctgtatacagtaatataacccccagcgctgtatacagtaatataacccctagcgctgtatacactaataaccccccagtCCCCTTACTAAccccgccattgttgtcaggcATGTTATATTTcactcaaaccccacactgagctgatgctttatggcgatgctaatgaagtttgtttctccatagactttcatgagtcagagtgtctggctggtgattaagactgtgccattctattgtttcccacaggcagtatgataaggagtcggggtgtttgtgttaatggattgagctcagataacagagcgagcaTTTTCAACAGtgcattaaatatgtttagaaaTGTCTAAAGATTTGTAGATGTATTTTTGCTGTTGTCTAGAATGTCCGTGTTAAATGTATCCGTTGAAGTTGTGTTAATGATTCGCACACGCCATGGGGTCACTTAGTTATTTACTATTGATTTTTATGTAGCTGTTCTATAAATCCGAACtgttaaatattttccattcaatattttttttttctataaaaaccaAAGTTTCTCATCATTTTAGGTGCAAAATCAAAACAGTAAACAAACCCCCCGCTCTCTCATCTCCTTCACCCTGATGAAATATTACTTAGCGGACATAATTGGAAAATGAGGGGTCTCTCCATAAACAGAGAAACTGATTATATTCAGATACAGAATCGCTTCTGATTTAAATGACTGTAAACTTAGCTGTGAAATCACAATAATTTGTCGCTTAAACTAGGGGTTAAAAAGCCTTGCCAGCAGGGATCGGAGATTATTATGTCACAGCCCCCCAATTATATAACCACCCCCCACCATataatgctatataaatatgttttttttgtaatactttttttctaaattcccGATCACAACACCCATCACGCTCAGCCACAATATtgatgagagtgatgggagttatactctTGAACAGCGGGCGCACCAGCAGTGGAAAAAAGGGCTCAATACTTGCTAACTTGTGTATCTTGTCCCAAGAGCTCGTCCCTTTAGCACGACtatggaatttaaccccttctttaggCGACAACCCTGCCATAGCGTGACCTTGGGCTGCACATGCAATCTACACGTGTAAACAATACGACCGCACCTACTGGATATCGTTACAAGGGGGAGGAGCACGGCCTAGGAAATAGGGAAACAAGAGTTAAATATgcttatttctaatatttttagaaattgtgtggtttttaaccccttaatgacaaagcccgtacatgtacgggctcaaaatgcattgttttcaatgggttttgggactgcccattgtcgtcaaggggttaaaatgattacattcttcttcttctcagttacaaaaatagctataaatggatcacaaaacaaaatagttaTTTGACCAATTAAAATACAGAGAGTCAGCCTTCCCCATTTATGTAATTATTTCCCTGGTTAAGAATTTTGTGGAATAACCAGAATTtccgttatatatattttaagtcatatataaaataattattatgcgTAGTTTAGTGGTTTTGTAACAATAgggtattaaaaatgattaatcgTATAAAACCAGCAATGGATAAATAATTTGGGCAGAGCCTCGggttattacattttatcaaGAATCAAATctgtctaattaaaaaaaaaaaaaggcagccaAACCAAGCCGCATCGGACTGTCAATTAGCGAAAAAGTACCGCATAGGAACGAAACAGAAAttaattgcagatttttctgtattttttgtatttttttagaaGCATTTGGATAACTGTCATTAATCTGCAGAAATGGTAACATGTTTGGCATTTCATGGATTCAAAATTAGGACCATCTGTCAGGACAGTTGGCATTTTTAGCATTTTGAACAATTTAGATGATTTTAATAtcagtttttttcttataattaaaAGGAATCGTTATAGCCCGAAAATTAGGTCggtccatttaaccccttaaggacaatgggcggtctctaaacccattgaaaacaatgcattttgagcccgtacatgtacgggcttcgtcattaaggggttaaacccgcTATGATGTCACCAGCACAAAGTACTAACCGCAGAACATTTAATATTAGCTCGCCTACATCCCAAATTTTGAAATGACCAAATATGGAAACATTTgattttagggggtgtggttagaggcgtggctgcGGGCTTTATTGTCTTTTTAAGGTGACTTTGTGACTTGTTCatagatatttttaatttataaacccatttcctgctgtttctatacacattatcagggcttttagggctgtagaaccctgcgataccctcatacccagcaaacactctgaccATCGGGGGTTGGGAAGAGGACATCAGGCATGTGAGTCaaaaaagagggactgtccttcCTGAAGAAGGACACTTGGGATGGATGAATTTGTTTTGTCTTACCGTGAAAATGCTAGAAATCTTCatgctgaaaaatataaatattgtaattttaaaacaatatattaaacaGAAAATGAATTCAGAAATTCTTCCCTGTCtctaaaattatttattgaaaaagCGCAGGTATGGCAATTTGAACCGGGTCTTATAAGTGGTGGATAAAAATTGTATGAATCAGTTAGTTATTGATTTCACATTCAATTTTTTTGCCCTTTTAAAAATCACATGACACAGACccctgttgggtttttttttggcagattTTGGTTTGGCACACAAGAACGGAGAGACCGACGCTTGTTAATGAAGGAAAACGAGGATTCACGGACCCTGACATTGAAGTCTAGCCATAATGCCCCTCATACATCGTAAGCGATCATTTAATCATTACAatcagttattttttatttaaaactagGATGAATCCTTGTCAAAAATtggccacgggggggggggttggaaaaaaatatcctaATCATGAGTCAAAATTCCATTGGCGGTAATGGAACTCAACTGGAATAATGAAAGTTGAGCTGAATGTTCTCCCCCCTAAATAAAAAGGTCCTCTGTGTTGAAATGTATTTAGAGGAAAATTAAAGGAGagatgaaagaaaaaaggagagaagccTACATCACATGGGGGTGCAACCACAACTAGTGCAAGGTGGACCTCTTGAGATGTTCCAACTCCTGCTTCTTCTTGCCAACATGGCATTAATAACTCAGGTTTGCCAAATTTTTGATGCTATTACCAACACCTTGAGTTTTTGTATACAGTTTCCAGAGGGGGCTAAATCTGATTAATGCTAATGGTGGTCCCTCTGCCAAGCCACAAGGGGTTCTTGACCTAGAAAGACCCAATCGGGTGCAAAGGATGAGACCAACAGAAGCAGGCAAAAAAGTTGAGGACCTCCTTCCCCATCCTGCCCAGTTCCAAACCACTTCAGTAGACTATTTTAAGACATTAAAGAATAATAacgtatttttatattttttttatatttatttttatattttatttctaggtCAGAACCACAAGAACTATACACACTATGTACATAGAGACGAGAGGGACAAAGATAGTCTGAAGCCCCATCTTCCGGATGCAGCTACAGATCCGTGGACCTTCTCAGTGTTCATGTTTGTAACTTTTTATTGCGGAATTACGAAAATTTGGCTtgaatttgtactttttttttctctgaagtTAGAGAGAACACAACGCTGATTTATTTATCattaggagaaaagaaaaaagtctcGACTGGGAGAAGGAACGTAGAAGAAGAGGAGCTCGTGTCGGATCCCTTGATTAAACAAAACATATGTTGAAGCTTCTGGAGACATATGTGTCGGTGTACCAAAGCTAATTAGAATGTTCTCGCGGCTCAGCGTTCTGTCAATCGCGCGGCGCATGTTAATCAAGTTTACACAGGACTGATGCGGTTTCTAGACAGAAGGACTTGGGTCCCATCTGACGTAACAGATTTTGCTGACATTAATTAAAAACGGAACAAACAGAACCGAGTTATTAACTTATTCTCACGAACGTGAAAGGAACCTCATTATCAGAGTCTTCCCGCTGTCGAGTTCTAAACCGCACAATGGCAGACGTCCTACGAGGACCCCCGGAAGACAGACGGAGACCCGACGACAGCCAACAAACCGGGGGCAGGTGTGAATGGGAAACGATTCTATCTGAGAGTGACGCAATCCAGGGGAACGCACTAAAAATACATGGATGGATCTCTAATGGATCTAACGGCTTATTTTGGGTTGTGCCACTTTTCACCAAGGGTGGGATAAAGGTGGGCTTCTTGATCGAGACGTCAAGGTTTTTTTCTTATGGTCGTACAGATAAAACCTGGACCGCTGGTGGCTCCCAGTGAAAAGCTTGAGAGCTAGAGAGAAGAAGACCACCAAAGAGCGGTTCTGGGGGCAGATTTCTAAATGTGGCTCCTGGGGGCCAGTGGGTCCACTTCAGAGCAAGATCTCGCATAGGCCATCAGCTTTTTTTCTTCGTATTCTTCATCTTgataagaaaaatggaaatagcCATATAAGCTCGAGAGAGAACTTTAtctttagtcaaagttgataccttttattgggccgtCATAggacaaaaaagataaatataagcATTCCGGACCTTAGGGGTCTCTTCTTCATCCTTAGCACTTTTTCACTTAGCTTGAATTTTTTTTGATTTACGTGCGTGCgcaatatttgtaaatatttcagtggattatttttttctggctgtaaaaaaagggaaagaaaaaaacattttgaaagtcTGGTTTCATTCTATATTTCTGAtgatttattacatatttaattcttgtattattattattaaactggATCTGCAGCTTCCCCCAAATGTTATATCTTGCCCACAAAATAAATCCATGTTGACgattccagatttttttttaaaataaaaacaatacgtTTGTATCAGAAAATCACCAGATGCACAACCCATGGGAGCAGCAATAATAAATTCCTGTTCTCGGGATCTGCATGATTTCGCCCCGGAGACTCCGCGTAAAGCGCTGCTTCTCCAGGTCTCCGGGTCAGATCCTGAAATCCCCGGGTTGTGGGAGTGGCCTTTAGACAAGCCCCACCCATAACCAGTTCCCACCCCCATATGATTATAAAGTGATTGGGGCCCACCAACATTGCTAGCCACGCCCATTGATGACATTCGCTCCACCCACTAACGCCATCGCCGCACACAggtacacgcacacacacatgcacacacatgtacacacacacacaccaccttcCAGCATGCCGGTCAAAAGTTAACAGAAAAATCAGATTATAAAAAGTTTATTACCAGTTATTGCAACCACACTGTATAAATcatctattatttattgtacgTTAAATTCTGTcaccataataataaaaaataaaaaaaatccaacaaaatTACATAATTACGTGTATCACGCgggcgtttttttttaaattgtattaattattattattgttgcatGATTAAGATTACTGAGGGATGTCTGTTTTGCTTACATCTGAAAATCACATCCTATTATTTCCCTTTCAGTAAAATTCTAGTTCTAAATcggtgttttatatattttttatatacattttattaatttagtgTAGAAGGTCGCCATGTAGTGCCTGGCGCTGGCTTTGAGATCTCCGTATCTAAGAGGTTGTCACAAAGACCTCCATGGAGTTACCGTACATCTGAACAAGAACTATTTCGGTGCAAAGATTCAAAAGgtggtcttatcgccatagcaaccaatggaatgtttctgCTGATTGGACATGGCCATTAGTTAccatggtgataagatgaatgaagggtaaataaaccccttgGGGTCATTGTAATGTtttgcttaaagggacagtctttGTAATGACTTCAGTATGCATTCTTCCACCAGTAAGACAAATTATTTACCCaaggggaagctgcagctccagagctgcactGCAACATCCTCTCCATGGTCCCATTTccatgccactgattggctgcttaaagaaGGTCATCAGAGGCAGGAAAGCGCACCCAATGCAATCTTCGAGAGCGCTCTAAGTATAAGTGCCTGTAGGGTCTCGTTAGACCGCTCCTGCAGCCTCCAGCGCTGCAGCTGACCACCAGTGAGTGAGTGGGACCAAAtgagaatttaaagggaccccacaTATCATCTCTAGATCTAGATCACCTGTAAGtcatgttatgttatatactgcttATTATGTTCTGTCTATCCACTGTactgcgctacggaatatgatggcgctatataaaacaaaatataataataattctagtgcatatgatggctggagtgtccctttaattgcaCCGCAGCCCCCGTTCCCAAAATGATACCGTTGGGGAATTGAAcggctctttataaataaataataatgagacGGGGTCGAGGCGGCAGAATGATTCAGAAGCGAGGAATCGGCTccgataaaacaaaaaaatctaattattttttcattcaagtgcaaaattcattgttttcgGCGTCTCTTCTGGGTTTATTCCCCGCATTAAAAGTCTCCTCTTTCAAGGTATCGTCACGTCTTCTAATATCAACCAAGAAACCGAGGCAAatctaattatctttttttttatcacaaccGCTACATTTTTCGCAATTTTTAGACACATTGTCAAACCTTCTGGAACTTGgcaggaaaaataaataggatGAAGACACGGTGACTCATTCTGGAAATGGTCTTTCCCCGTTTCATAGACGGGTTAACATTTAATATTCCTGCTGTCgtaatgcctatcccatgcatgtttaaattcccctcgctgcattaccctctaccacttctgctgggaggctgttccatttatccaccaccctctggTAAAAGTAAAACCCCCTcttgttagaacaagaggccaaaatctaaaactagagggtcacaGGTTAGAGGGAATGTAAAagaatgaatgagaatgagaggtggtagatgagtggaacagcctcccagcagaggcggtAGAGTGTTTCTCACCTGTACATTATCATTGCAGCGATCCTCTTGTGTAACAGGTTTCTCTTGTTTTAAGCATCAACCTGTGGAAATAGTGAATGTTCCCGGCCATGGGTAGATCattccaaacatacacaccacatTCATCCGCATCGATAACAACACTAtcaaaatatactatatataaaatataccggATATATACTAGAAATATACCGGATATATAAAAAttcattaaaggtgctgtccaaCCTGCCCTTTTAgtgttaaataattatttaaaggtgTAAAATGTTGTCTCCGGcataatttttcagggaatgcataactgtcatgtgacacaaaggcagCCGCTGATAGGTCATTGCCAAAAAAAACTGCTGTATGATTTATTTAgagaagataataaaataacagatattCTAAGCTTTATTAGCTTTAATCTAAGGGGGGTTAAATGTCTGTTTGTGGAGTGAAAAtacatgatttttatttttttaaaaaaaatctatttaaaacaattccAGATCTAGAATTCTGGTGAGCAGCTGTATCGTGCGACTGTTTGCCTGTCCGGCTGTCTTTCTGCACACATTTCTTTCTGTCTTCCCAGCCCTGTCTCGTTTTATCTATTTATCGTCTTCGTCGCTctcttttttcctctgtaaGCCCCTCTGTCTCGCTTTAAGCAGATCAAAGAGAGGAAGCGAGACCTTCCAGCCGTGCGTTCCACAATTCTCACAGCTGATCCACTACCTCGAAACCTACTACATCTTCACCCTCTGAGATCATTGAAGTCATATATTTGGgtaaatctcattttttttagggttttgCCCCAATTTTAGCATGAATGGGCAGATACGTAGTATCAGATTttactctgatttaatgatattcgGGCGTCCCAAATGGTGCTTTTCTCACTGCTATATCACAAACTAaacccctgcttgaacacaggtgattTCCCAGAACATCTTTACCTCCTGACCCGTTAGCAAAGTCACCGGAATCAATGCTTTCCAGGGGCTGACTGCGGGCTTGGTGACAATCTGGTGCCACCTTGTGGATTGAATAAAATGAGATCACAAATAACCTAAAATGTAGcgccctggggggggggggaatcagaactaaaataaagaaaaaaacttttatttttggggatttttttctttttaatactttGGACTAGTTTTTTAGTAGGTGATTTtcattttcaggcagctgccttTTTCAGCTATCGCCAATCGCACGTTGAGTAATTCCAAGGACTTCCTGGATACATTAAGAAGAAGATTATGTGGGAGCTCGGAGATTGTAAAAGTGAGGTGCCCACCTTGGAGCCCCCTGGATCTGGTGCACAAGCTCAGCCAGGTACTTCCCAGCAGGCTGAGGTCTTCTCTGCGTGACCACCATGACACAGGACAGTAATGGCTGGTGAATGTGGatttgtgacacaaaagcaggcactgattggttgttgccatataaaCTAGTAAAGCTTCTTTGCTTCTTTTCTGGGATTAAGCCTTCAGAGGGAAGAATACGATGGCCGATCTTCCAGGTAATATtttgtggaacagcacctttaattcagacagtatttttaagacacatTTATCGTGTAGTCCTGGGAGCTCCGCTTACTGACAGCAGGAGGCAGATTCCCGACAGTCTAATCAACAGACGGTAATTGCCCTTCTAAATAATAAAGGTCATACGCTGGACGAGGTCCGACCCATTCTGAATCCCGATGCCTCCACTTCATTAATATTTAAGGGATGTCTGTCTTTGGCCAGCATGAAGAACGTTATTCTCCATCACACTGAGATACAGGGTGTACTCAACAGCAATAAGGAGATCGCAACCGCCAGGGAGAGTGCGGCAAGCAGCGGGACCCTCAGCACTCTGGGGCAGGTGCCCTACTTGCCCCTACCTGAGGGTCACCTCATGACCTTCTTCCGAATTCCTGCTCCTGACTGCTGGCCCATCTGACTATGAACCTGCAAGACCCTCAAGCCGTGCTAGTCCAACGTGAGCGCTGGAGGCAGGTGGGAACTACCCTATTCCCGTGGGCAGCAGACCCATGAGAGCAGAACGATGGCTCCTGTACACCGAGGGAACGCCAGGGAACCCAGAAACAAAGATGCCAGCCGGTTGAAAGCAGGTGGAGGCAGGCAGTAGCAGCAGAGAAGATAGATCTGGTGTGAGTGGCGGCCAGAAGGTCAACGATCAGGAGGTCCATACCTGACCTGGCCATCTGGCGCACCGGGCAAATGGCTGACAGAGCCACGCACTCAACTGGCATGCCCGGCCACGCTCAatatgagcataaaaacgtagcgAGCGGCCACTCATGTCCAGCACTTACGTCATcaggcggccactggccttaaagtgccagggccacctggTCATTTCCAGGCCATGTGGCTTGTTAATAATCTATCGGCGAGGACATGGATGCCGTGGAATGCGTCCCGCAGAGAATTAATAAGTAACCCAATCGATTCCGTCTTTACGCCTGTCAGGGTCGCTGATTTGAggactatttttaaaaaataaaatctggaaACTCTCCCAATGGGAAAAGCtgatattttaaggaaaatcatgaaaaaaaggttaaattggACTTTATGCCAAGCCCCGTCCCTGCTCGGCCCATGTAGCCCATGGCCAGCCCATGTATTTTATATCCATGCACCAGGGTGCGTTTAATGCTGGTTTTCCTTACGATCTGATTGTATCGGGACTGCCTGACCGGCCTCGAAGATCACTGACTGTTGgctcttattatttattattaaaccgCCGTACGGAACCCGAGCCTCGCCGGCTTCTATCCAGTTACTGATTGGGGGATAAGCGTGTTCCAGAGTAACTTCATCTTCTAGCCTCTCCTCATGGAGGTGCTCTCCAGCCGTCATATGTACGGCCTAGCGCCCCATACAGCGCTGCTCAAGGATGTGTTCGTAAATAAATAccttaatataaatttaaaaagaaaactttctttaaagagaagctgcagctccagagttgCAGCCCATTGATTTTCTGCAGCCTGACTTTTGGCAGCTGTCTTGACTGCCTGAAGTAACCAATCACTGGCAAGAAAGCGTGCCAGCAAAAGCAATGAAAGTGTTAACTGTGCGCATGCAGAACCGTCACACCAAACAGCAACAGAGCGAGACGTGTCTCCAGCCGAGTATCTCCTGCAACACACTTTCACTCACCcttac
This sequence is a window from Spea bombifrons isolate aSpeBom1 chromosome 2, aSpeBom1.2.pri, whole genome shotgun sequence. Protein-coding genes within it:
- the LOC128473321 gene encoding galactosylgalactosylxylosylprotein 3-beta-glucuronosyltransferase 1-like, which codes for MLRRRNLLTTLLIVLPWALLFTLWHQHPTTRYLTLLRKESGDNSTAKPLLNATQAKEEGPQCVHQHVTRETPVVVRTYVYSRPPPWSQDVPTIYVITPTYSRPVQKAELIRLANTFLHVVNLHWIVVEDSHRKTKLVANLLEKAGLNFTHLNAESPRSLKIGLSKTPTHTPRGTMQRNLGLQWLRENIDPSNPPQGVVYFADDDNTYSLELFEEMRYTRTVSVWPVAFVGGLRYESPKVSPGGRVVGWKTVFDPNRPFAIDMAGFAISLRLILERPYANFKLEGVKGGYQETSLLKDLVSMDGLEPKAANCTKILVWHTRTERPTLVNEGKRGFTDPDIEV